One Podarcis muralis chromosome Z, rPodMur119.hap1.1, whole genome shotgun sequence DNA segment encodes these proteins:
- the RAB39B gene encoding ras-related protein Rab-39B: MEAIWLYQFRLIVIGDSTVGKSCLIRRFTEGRFAQVSDPTVGVDFFSRLVEIEPGKRIKLQIWDTAGQERFRSITKAYYRNSVGGLLLFDITNRRSFQNVHEWLEETKAHVQPYQIVFVLVGHKCDLDTQRQVTRHEAEKLALAYGMKYIETSARDAINVEKAFTDLTRDIYELVKRGEITIQEGWEGVKSGFVPNVVHSSEEVVKSDRRCLC, translated from the exons ATGGAGGCCATTTGGCTCTACCAGTTCCGCCTGATCGTCATCGGGGACTCCACCGTGGGCAAATCCTGCCTCATCCGCCGCTTCACCGAAGGGCGCTTCGCCCAAGTCTCCGACCCCACCGTGGGTGTGGATTTCTTCTCCCGCTTGGTGGAGATCGAACCAGGCAAAAGGATCAAGCTGCAGATCTGGGACACCGCCGGACAGGAGAGATTCAG ATCAATTACCAAGGCCTACTACAGGAACTCAGTTGGCGGTCTGCTCCTCTTTGACATTACAAACCGCAGGTCCTTCCAGAATGTTCACGAGTGGCTAGAGGAGACCAAAGCGCACGTCCAGCCTTACCAGATCGTGTTCGTTTTGGTGGGCCACAAATGCGACCTAGACACTCAGCGGCAAGTCACCCGGCACGAGGCTGAAAAACTGGCCCTTGCTTATGGCATGAAGTACATTGAAACCTCCGCCCGGGATGCCATTAATGTGGAGAAAGCTTTCACCGACCTGACTCGAGACATATATGAGCTTGTTAAGAGAGGTGAAATTACTATCCAGGAGGGCTGGGAAGGGGTGAAGAGTGGGTTTGTCCCAAACGTAGTCCACTCCTCAGAAGAGGTGGTGAAATCAGACAGGAGATGTCTGTGCTGA